The Pithys albifrons albifrons isolate INPA30051 chromosome 1, PitAlb_v1, whole genome shotgun sequence genome contains the following window.
tcaattatgttggaaaagacctctggggTTATGGGGTCCAACCTATGAttgaacaccaccatgtcaaccagatcatggcactagGTGCtacatccagtctttccttaaacacctccaaggACGGTGACTCCAGCACCTCCctaggcagcccattccaatgtctaatcatcCATTCTgtggaatttcttcctgatttccaacctaaacctcccctggcacaactcaaggtcatttcctctcatcctgtcactggttgactgggagaagagaccggTCCCCACCTAGCAACAAACTCCTTTCTGGGAGTTATAGAAAGCAATAAGGccccccctgagcctccctttctccaggctgaacactgCCAGCTtccacagctgctcctcaccagacttctgctccagactcttcccctgctctgttgcccttctctggacttgctccagcacctcagtgttcCTCCTGATTTAAGAGCCCCAGGactggacacaggatttgaggtgtggcctcaccagtgcccagtacTGGGGGccaatcactgccctggtcctgctgaccacactattCCTAATACAGTCCAGGAttccactggccttcttggccacctgggcacacaccagctcatgttcagccactgctgaccagcactcccaggtccttttccattGAGCCACTttccagcctgtagtgctgtgtggggttattgtggccaaagtgTAGGCAAACGGTTGAGTACTCCACATGAAAAGGAATTCTCCTTCCCCAGTCAACCAGAAATAGCACTGGGGCTTTGTGGTTTTTTCAGCTAAAAGTTTACATTGTTGGGCAAAGGCGGATTTTCAGCTGCAAAATCTGAAACCTCATGGGAAGCAGATGTTTGGTGGTAGAGTTATAATGGAAGACACTTATTTGTCTCTGAGATTCAACTTTCTGTATTgcacttttccttctgcttttatgtctgtctgtctgaaCACAGTGTGACACCAAAGAAGCCTCAAAACAGACTGATAGATATGGAAATAGAGGCCTGAGCATGTGACGAGCTGAGCCATGGCTGCCAGTGACTTCAAGGGGAAACTGGGACTCTCTTTGGTCTTTAGCCTAATATATGCAGAGCTGATGCAAGCCTAGAACACAGGAATGACCATACTGTGACCAAGAACATCCATTTAAATATTGAGTCTAATTACTTACCCCTTATGTTTCACAGAACCTTGGCCATGAAAACAGATTGTGTTGTTTCACAGTGAATTTTAGCTTTTCATCTTGGCACAGTCACAGACTCACACTGTTTTtgttctgctccctgctggggaAAACTTTTCCATCCAAATTAACTCATCTGCATTTCAATTTATAAAATCATTTTATGAAACAGATTTGGCCAAAATGTTAACTTAAGCCCATGTTCAGTGTTGAAAATATCTAGTTTTTTATACTTTATAAATACACAGAAACCTTCTTCCATAATGACAGACCTTTCTCTCTGGGTTGCTGGAGAATTATACCAAAGACTAAAAGAGACCACAGGATGGGTATTAGCAAGAGTACAACAAGCCAGGTCTGCAGCAAAAAGGCCTGTTCTGTCAGAGCCCCTGCGAGGTGTcacaggggaagggaggagggggccTCTAAGTACAGTCTTTATAAGTCAGGAGTCACGATCTGAAAGGCAAGCAATGGGAGTTGAGGGAGACCAAACTCATCCAGTAGTTTTCTCCTGCTGGTCTAGCACTCTTTTCACACTTCTCCTTTTATTTCAGCCAGACTGCCAACAAAACTAGAACTTGTGTAATCCCGTGTGCCCATCTTCACTTCCCTGCATCCCCTTTTCCTCTTGTGAACTGAGCTATTAAAGTCAAATCAGATGCCTGATCTCAAAGACCAAGATCCCCCAAAGCTGGGAGAAAAATCACCAGCTAAGGAGACACGTTCAAGATGAAGCTACACTACCAAAGAGAAGGCAACTTGCCCACAGCAACATTTGTCCTGCTGCACaggtggctgggcactgctcagcaTATACacagccctcagccctggcatGGCACGTACCAGCCTTACCTCCcacctggctgggagcagggagaggaagaggggcAGGAATGATGTGAAGTAGCTAAATTATAGGAAATCTGTTTTCCCTGTGTATGCTGCCTACTGATGAAGTTCTCTGTTTTTTATTCCAGGGCAAGCAGACACAATATGCCATGCATTTGTTGGAGAAACTGTTGTTTTACCTTGCACCACCACCCCTCCTGGAGAGCTGATCTTTTCCCAGTCAAGGCTCTACTGGCAGATCGACAAGAAGATAGTGCACTTTTTTCACAAAGGGCAGGATTCACTGGAGGACCAGGACAAACATTTCCGTGGAAGAACTAGTCTTTTTTTGGACCAGATGAAGCACGGCAACCTTTCTTTAATGATCTCCAATGTCCAGTTACGGGACAATGCTGAGTATATTTGCATCTACAAACAGGATGAGGATcatcaaacaaagaaaactaaaattaaacTCAGTGTATcaggtaagattttttttagtttggcCATATATGGCCATTGACTAGGATGACTTCggtttttaaaggaatttttcactgtttcattcTGTTCCTTGCTTTTGTTGGAAGAAcatgtgagaaagaaaagaaaaagcctctTGGTTAAGGTTCAACATAGCATAtccacagaagcagcaggactCCTGAAGCCAAACCacctgcctcttcctcctcccttcacACCAGACATTAATGAATAATGAGGTCTCCCTGAATTTAAGCATTTGTACTGTCAAAGTCCAGGCCATCTACCTTCTCAGATGAAAGAACCAGttgctggtttctttttcccatgCAGTTGGAAGATTTGGCTCTAGTGGCAAGGCTGGACATGTGCAACAAcagttattatttttcttctttaggaAAATGAGTGAGACCCCAATACATGCTTGAATAATGGTAATCAACTGAGATAATATGTTTGAACCACTGACAAGCATGGCCACCAGAATGATGGGGCATTGGGCTTGACCAGTtgactgactgaaaaaaaaaaggttaaaacaAAGGGGGACacacatgaaaacaaattatACCTTTTTATGGTGTCTTACTTGAATAAATCAGCTGGAGACTTTCATCACAGTcaactatatatatttaattctgcctaaaataggggaaaaagtattttcaagtaATACCCTtcaatatctttcttttaatgaacatcattctaaagaaaaaaaatgaatgtaaaGTGAAATACTTTTGTTCATGAAATTTCAAAGTGAAAGATTTTACAGatttcaaaacaacaaaaaaaagtgttttgaaaatgcttcatcaaaatatttccattatcTAATTTTTGGGAGCAGTAAGGTGTCCTTTATTCTGATTTAATGTTGTGATCATATTTGAACTTTCAATTTGTTTGACAAATGTGTTCTTCCTCAGAAAAAGCCCAAACTACTAACCCTTAGATCAAATATCAGTACAGTGGTTCTGTTCTAGGCTCAAACAATTAACTTTGATTCTTGGGGGTTTTCTTGCAGCCCCACCTAGGACTGAGGAGGCATCTTTCCCTTCTGGTAAGGCAACACTCCTTAACTTGTTAAGTGTCTGAATGGTTatccagtgctgtgttttgaatttgcAAGATTGGTAAATTTGCTGAATGGAGAAAGTCCATTAAAATTAAGGGGCTTGTTCTCTCTAAGTCTGGCAAAATCCAGCTGTTGCAGACAAGGAAAAGTATCTCCACCATTAAGACAGACGTAGGCTGCAGAAAGAAGAATCCTGATGTGCCAGCAGTCACTGACCCATAAAGCCACTCACCAGTACAGGCAtcaaaaaaatcagtaaaacacAAGTACCATGGAAGCCACTCTGTTCTGGGAATTAAGGCCTTTGTAAACTACTTTGGTATGACTTAATCACAGAACCAtcagggttggaagagaccttcaaaaTCACTCAGCACCATCATAATGAcccctaaaccatgtccccaagggcaAAAACCAGATgcctcttgaacacttccacagACGGTgactccagcacctccctgggcaacttaTTCCAATGCATAAGCACTTATTCAGAAAAATTTTTCCCTGTCTGATCTGAAtctcctctggcacaacttaaggccatttcctctcatcctctcATGTAAGGCACAGGCAGAAGAGACCAACGCCCACTTCACTACAACCccctttcaggtagctgtagagtTGAACTACCAGACCAACAGGTTTGAGGGGTCCTTTTGGCaataaatattcagaaaatagATGATTAATGACTCCACATAAGCTCTTCTAGGAAATTAAGGCAAATGTCATCCAGTATCTAAGTATAATCACTACAGAGAAGTAACTACACCAAGATCATTTGTAGACACTTCTGGTGTGAATGCAATGCAGAAAAGGTGTCCAGCTTGTACATGCCATCATCAGTGAGCTCTCCCTTCACATCCTTCTTGCAagaaaaattactctttctAAAAGATTCTCTGCAAAATGTTAAATTGGTATGTAACTTGTAATGCTTTGTGATATAAAATTAATAGCTGCAATTGGTATCTTAGTGTAGCTGAAAGATATGATCCTTTATACAACAATAATTATATTGCAGTTAACTTGGTAAGTTCAGTCACAATATGACATTACAGATAGATTAGGCAGCAATAAACTCAAACAGAAACTAAGGAAGAGAAACATTCCAGTGTTTTATCTCAAgaccacacagaaaaaaaaaaaacaacaaaccaattCTGTGCTTCATGAGCAGTTTGAAAAATTACAGGAAATATCCTTTTTTAGACCCAAGTACTCTAACTGGTTTAAAGGTCTTTAAAAAACACATAGTTGAATTCAGGATGGCATCATGTACCTTCAATGGCACAGCAACACTTTACAACATtataaaagcaaacagaacagGAGGTACAATCTCTCTCAGCTGTTacctttcagaaaaaataataaaagttcTGCCTTTTTAATGCAGCAGCAGTGGAAAATTCTCAAAACCAAAAGGTAAGTAGGCTGTATTTAAAGGAGGCAGTTTGACTCAGCCAAAATCTTCCTGACAACTTTCTcttaaactatttaaaaaattattgagACAATGGACAAGTGTTTCATTTTGCTACAGGAGCATAAACGAAATCTCAAACTTTTGACAACTGATGGTTCTTGTACTGCTGGATTTTGAGGGACTAAGGGATGAGGACAGAACAAAATCCTGAccttttatatgtattttttgtaAAAGGGAGAAGTATTTCTGTTGTCaaattcttttaaagaaaatcatcAGCCACatctccctttttccttttttttcctttttttcagcaatttcttaagaaaggaggaggagaatcTATTTTGTGTTGGTTGTTATCTTGGAAGGAACTTAAAAACGTTAAATAACCTGCGAGAACAAAGGCTTTATATATAGAAATAGTTTTCACTAGTTCTCATTGACACTTTGCAGTCAACCAGATCAGCCCATATTGTTATTAATATAAACCAGAAACAGTTTTTCTCTGAcaacatttctgtttatttgctgAATAGAttacatttcaatttttaagGGCCAAATTGAATTTCtgcatttaattaattttatctgATTACTGAGGACTGCTTGatgttttcctgctctctgcctgtgAATATCACACATTCCtccgaggaagaggagagggaagcacATCAACTAGTGATGAGTTAACTACAGTGAGATACTTAAAGCTGAACCACAGCAGTAGGAACAGCCTGATCTTCCAAGAGAAGGAGTTggacttgaacacttccaggaaaaatttctcttctgtttatGTCAGGGATTCAAAGTCTTTCATGGTGTCCTACACCCTGCACAGGTTGCAGGTACCGCCTGTGCCAAGGGTGATTTGTCCACTTGTGGGTTACATGCAAATAGTGATACACAGTTCTGCTACCACCTAAGCTTCTGTGGCCATGACTTTTTTATATTATTACCATTATTTATGGACTCTTAATCACAGTGTCTATCTCAGATCCCAAGTAGGAAGAATGACAATGTCTTTTCGTCCTAGAATTGTataatagtttgggttggaagggatcttaaagaacATGAAGTTCCAACtgccctgacatgggcagggacaccttccactgggcAGCTGGCTGCTTGTTGGTTTTCTAGCAGGGTTTTAAACAATTCTTAGTCATCCAGAAAATTAAGTTCCATTCATTACTGCTGAGTTTCTGTGCCCTTTCTATGAAGGAGCAAAACTTGTGTGTCACAGTACCTTGAGACTGGCTTTTCTGGATGGTGTACACACacaaaatgagaattttgaAAATGATCCAAAATCCACATGGGATTTACAAACAATCTCCCATCAATGCATTCATGCAAAATGTGTCACACAAACTTCAAATACACTTTTTGTCAAGTCACCACTCACATGCCAACTTTCtccttttcaatttttcagGACAGAGTCAGATTCCGTCCAGAAGCTCTACTGAAGCACCACATCTCACtctgcctctcctctctctccaccTCCTGGTCACTCTGGGGGTTTGGCACTTGTAACCGGGGAAGACAACGTTGTCTTTGGGAAGTTCTCCTCATCAGAGGACCTCACTGGGCAGAACAGGTCTGTAGGTTCCAGAGCGACGTGGCAGAAACACCAATAGCTGAAAACAGACCAAGCACTAGGTGTTTATGGCCCACATTTGACTCCACAAAAACAAAGGCAGCAAAACTCTGAGGTGGCAAATCTGCTCTTTCATTTGGTTCTTAGAGTCCAGTTTTAGTGCTGCAAgcatgaaaattttcttttggaCTTTGTGGGTTTGCTTTAACGACAGGATAAAAGACTCACAAAACTACAGGGTCACATTGTAATTGGCCCTAGTGAGACCTTTTCCCTAAGATCTCACCTGTTGTCCTTCCAAGACAGTTGAAAGGAGGAGCAGGGGTAATCAGCCTCTGTGTCAGATAAAAACTGGAAGTTGGAAGACACTCCCATTTTGAGAAACATAAGGATGGAAATCTTGTAAAACTTCAGCCTGTGGAAGTTTAGTTTCTGTTTTTACTCTTAAGTGTCATAGGCTATCAGTAAGAACATTTTTGTCCACAAGAAATGTACTATTTCATCAGTGGAAGGGGGAAGCTGACCAAgaaagaagatggaagttcaTAAAACATCAACGTAAAGGAAGGAAGTGATGTATTACTACAAAATCCACTTCTAAATAAGCCAAAAACATTAGAAGGCTgaattcagtgttttctctctttgtcaTGGAACATGGCAAGGTAATTGTGAGCATCATGGAAAAGCTGGATTCTTAAGGTGGAACTGTACAATCAGAAATCATTACtgtgaaaatgttatttcttcaAAAACAGAATCGGAATCATTGTAATTGATATCTATGCAAACTAAATGGGTTAATTTCCAGAAATGTTCAATTTGGGTAGCAAAGATGTCCTGGGTAGGTTGGAAAAATCCTGCTACAAACAATGTCCAGGAAGTGCTTAAGTTTTGTTTCAGGCCAGAACTGCAACTACCCTATTTCAGAGCCAAAAGGCATCCAGAGAACAGACCTACTCCCCCGGGCTGGTGATCAGCAGTGACTGCAACACACCCCTCCTGGCTGAGCGCCGAGCGGGGGGAAGTGAGTCATAAGGACGCGCATGAAGTCATTTTGATTTGGAATGgttgcacttttttttccaatggaaAGATAGGATTGTTTTTGCAAGGAAAGgaacagaataaaatagaaCTTAAAATGTTACCCACTGAAGTAAAGGAGATAGTTGCCTTTCACTTTCTTAGCAAAGGGCCCTTGGCCCCATGGTGTGGAAGGGACAAATTCCCAcgcacagcctgtgctgctgctgctgctgtaggGAAGCTCAGCAGGTACTTGGCTACCCTGGGTATGGAACAAAACAGCTGGAGTCCAATTTCACAGAAAGATTGGACCATAAGATTTGTACATACTGTGATTGTCTTTTTGTGTCCCACCCTCTATAAGTTTGTCTCAGATTTTGTGTACTTCTCAAA
Protein-coding sequences here:
- the LOC139676733 gene encoding V-set domain containing T-cell activation inhibitor 1-like, which gives rise to MKWETGLWMVACLLLVSLPRGQADTICHAFVGETVVLPCTTTPPGELIFSQSRLYWQIDKKIVHFFHKGQDSLEDQDKHFRGRTSLFLDQMKHGNLSLMISNVQLRDNAEYICIYKQDEDHQTKKTKIKLSVSAPPRTEEASFPSGQSQIPSRSSTEAPHLTLPLLSLHLLVTLGVWHL